A window from Drosophila yakuba strain Tai18E2 chromosome 3L, Prin_Dyak_Tai18E2_2.1, whole genome shotgun sequence encodes these proteins:
- the LOC6532826 gene encoding uncharacterized protein LOC6532826, protein MSSEASGSITIKEEASTSGTATNIPVESGEAEAKKPEIGADKAESQTEAEGGKAAETTETHLKRLQNLRKELGYLSETDWMYESLDKKAAQ, encoded by the exons ATGTCCAGCGAAGCATCCGGAAGTATTACCATCAAAGAAGAAGCATCCACGAGCGGTACCGCCACCAACATTCCCGTAGAATCTGGTGAAGCAGAG GCTAAGAAACCCGAGATCGGAGCTGACAAGGCGGAATCGCAGACCGAAGCCGAGGGCGGGAAGGCTGCAGAGACGACGGAGACCCACTTGAAGCGGCTGCAGAATCTGCGCAAGGAATTGGGCTACCTCAGCGAAACCGACTGGATGTACGAGAGTCTCGACAAGAAAGCAGCGCAGTAG
- the LOC6532827 gene encoding probable RNA helicase armi, whose translation MFTYVRKFFTNPDRDREDILECLDRENRFLDQKLMEEKVDHQLKANPYKMDAVLGNKIGQLTQGLSEMDINKEGSCTARKGVITSLASDGGVIDKDVLFESKVAGNIFLELHVGCVVEYLTFTTGETLRVVKVTRILEHCWEDTNQNQIEQALDNLKNEKPTYFNTETRSVLGLISQRLASSIDVETEYGQLTVELDNIEMNFIPTTGDRVRLECNIQLDDGFVDKQGEILQVTKMYPTRIEDGEKCIVERVYTDLAVLGPETYVLKADVPTGTDLHLGDFVLADLIECQYSKFTRRAIKITPLEKNFGATKVIQQGSLASSSSAQAVTVTGVNRFITTELWQKQNVSLKLTNNLSRTLRLESISVCNDSESQLSVVTPLESMDIGSGCEITMTFEIHTQFLGEAIENFELNFDRFKVRRVFTVIVCKTKEEAAEAEKRMIAAEALMAPGRNIHQRSRFYANQVWGNKVDVIPGQHIVTKRRFVALRLGFFEVPEKLRQIYLTIERRQEMFDAIEQHHPCLTEPLSVNNYMQRFSLLLHLEEIECFVNFRNYDRDRAHFLRDGEFLALQIENLAERRPSLVVGDTVRAINPWADPDSRSNKSYEGIIHKVLFNRVLLKFHASFQEKYNGEDYRLEFYFSRYTYRKQHHAISTIVRVMGENFLFPSKVTKRENPQLDVHMKGDDMYLYDSKLPWYNQSLNSIQKRAVFNILRGEAEDIPYVIFGPPGTGKTVTLVETLLQLVRNLPGARILVGTPSNSSADLVTKRLIDSKALLQGDFIRLVSQNQVERDLIPPELMSYCATTDVGAVGTCEDKMVVTESGLKLRCQAKFMGTHRITISTCTTLGNFLQMGFPPGHFTHVLFDEAGQSTEPETMIPTVMLTKKRCQVILSGDPRQLQPIITNRFAAERGFSISFLERLLERSPYRRDLQRYPESSGYNPAVLTKLLYNYRALPSIMNIYSKLFYDDELIPVVSEKDSRESRLLSTLRCVFEPEKDMPLAHGTFFYGITGENRQENDSPSWYNPQEVKEVFLMTIALYRANVTADQIGILTPYMKQVKMLRNMFIGTDVVMPKIGSVEEFQGQERDIMLISTVRSSESILRMDARLSLGFVRCSKRMNVAISRARAMMIIFGNPHLLAVDECWRQLILFCANNNAYFGCDLPQSVVNQEDEDPVRLETFVP comes from the exons ATGTTCACATACGTTCGCAAGTTTTTTACCAACCCGGATCGTGACCGGGAGGATATCTTGGAATGCTTGGATCGGGAGAATCGCTTTCTAGATCAAAAACTAATGGAGGAGAAGGTGGATCATCAGCTTAAGGCAAATCCATACAAAATGGATGCGGTTTTAGGCAACAAGATCGGTCAGCTTACGCAGGGACTTTCGGAAATGGACATCAATAAGGAGGGTTCCTGCACCGCCAGAAAGGGAGTGATTACCAGTCTAGCCAGCGATGGTGGAGTCATCGACAAGGACGTTTTATTCGAAAGCAAGGTAGCGGGGAATATCTTTTTGGAGCTACACGTCGGATGTGTAGTGGAATATTTGACTTTTACGACGGGGGAAACTTTGCGAGTGGTCAAGGTGACGCGTATCCTTGAACACTGCTGGGAGGATACAAACCAAAATCAG ATTGAACAAGCTTTGGATAACctaaaaaacgaaaagccCACCTACTTTAACACCGAAACAAGGAGCGTTTTGGGTCTGATTAGCCAGCGTCTGGCATCTTCCATAGACGTGGAAACGGAATACGGACAACTTACGGTCGAGCTAGACAATATCGAGATGAACTTCATCCCAACGACAGGAGATCGAGTGCGTCTAGAGTGCAACATTCAGCTGGATGATGGTTTTGTGGACAAGCAGGGAGAAATACTGCAGGTGACCAAGATGTACCCCACGCGCATTGAAGATGGCGAAAAGTGCATTGTGGAGCGCGTATACACGGATCTAGCTGTGCTGGGTCCGGAAACCTACGTTTTAAAGGCGGACGTGCCCACCGGCACAGATCTTCATCTGGGCGACTTTGTGCTCGCCGATCTCATCGAGTGCCAGTAT TCAAAATTTACGAGACGCGCTATTAAGATTACTCCGCTGGAGAAGAATTTTGGGGCAACCAAAGTTATTCAACAGGGAAGTTTGGCATCTTCCAGCAGTGCACAAGCAGTGACGGTGACTGGTGTAAATCGCTTTATCACCACAGAACTCTGGCAGAAACAGAATGTGTCGCTAAAGCTGACCAACAACCTGAGTCGCACTTTGCGCCTGGAGAGCATTTCCGTCTGCAATGACAGTGAGTCCCAATTGAGCGTGGTGACGCCTCTTGAATCCATGGACATAGGCAGCGGCTGCGAAATAACGATGACTTTTGAGATCCACACGCAGTTTTTGGGTGAAGCAATCGAAAATTTCGAGCTGAATTTCGATCGATTTAAGGTGAGGCGCGTCTTCACAGTGATCGTGTGCAAAACCAAGGAGGAAGCCGCTGAAGCTGAGAAACGTATGATAGCAGCTGAAGCTCTGATGGCTCCGGGACGTAACATCCACCAGAGGTCCCGATTCTACGCCAACCAAGTTTGGGGCAACAAGGTGGATGTGATCCCAGGACAACACATTGTTACCAAGCGCAGATTTGTGGCCTTGcgtttgggtttctttgag GTGCCCGAGAAGTTGCGTCAAATTTATTTGACCATTGAACGGCGACAAGAAATGTTCGATGCCATCGAGCAGCACCATCCATGCCTCACGGAACCTCTTAGCGTTAATAACTATATGCAGCGTTTCAGCTTGCTCCTGCACCTCGAGGAGATCGAGTGCTTCGTAAACTTCCGCAACTACGACAGGGACCGAGCACATTTTCTGCGTGACGGAGAGTTCCTTGCGCTGCAGATCGAGAATCTAGCCGAGCGTCGTCCCTCGCTGGTCGTGGGCGATACTGTGCGAGCCATTAACCCCTGGGCGGATCCTGATTCCCGGAGCAACAAGTCCTACGAGGGCATTATCCATAAGGTGCTCTTCAATCGGGTACTACTCAAATTTCACGCCAGTTTCCAGGAGAAATATAATGGCGAGGATTATCGACTAGAGTTCTACTTCTCGCGCTACACATATCGCAAGCAGCACCATGCCATTTCCACAATTGTAAGAGTAATGGGCGAGAATTTCCTGTTTCCCAGTAAGGTAACCAAGCGCGAGAATCCCCAGCTGGATGTCCATATGAAGGGTGATGACATGTACCTGTATGATTCGAAATTACCGTGGTATAACCAGTCGCTCAATTCTATCCAAAAACGAGCTGTTTTCAATATCCTGCGCGGTGAGGCGGAGGATATTCCTTATGTAATCTTTGGGCCCCCAGGCACTGGAAAAACAGTGACCCTGGTGGAGACATTACTCCAGTTGGTTAGGAATCTGCCTGGTGCCCGAATCTTGGTGGGAACACCATCAAACAGCTCAGCGGATTTGGTGACAAAGAGACTCATCGATAGTAAAGCTCTGCTTCAGGGGGATTTTATTCGCCTCGTGTCACAAAATCAAGTGGAGAGAGACTTGATTCCGCCAGAACTGATGAGCTACTGCGCCACAACTGATGTCGGGGCTGTGGGCACCTGCGAGGACAAA ATGGTGGTCACCGAATCGGGATTGAAGCTTCGCTGCCAAGCAAAGTTTATGGGTACTCATCGAATTACCATCTCCACGTGCACAACTTTGGGGAACTTTTTACAAATGGGTTTTCCACCGGGTCATTTTACTCACGTACTTTTCGATGAAGCTGGTCAATCCACTGAACCAGAAACAATGATACCCACTGTAATGCTAACGAAGAAACGGTGTCAAGTTATTTTGTCAGGTGATCCTCGCCAACTGCAGCCTATTATCACCAATCGTTTTGCCGCGGAAAGAGGTTTTTCCATATCCTTCCTGGAGAGATTGCTAGAACGCTCGCCATATCGAAGGGATCTTCAGAGATATCCCGAAAGCTCAGGCTACAATCCAGCTGTGCTGACCAAATTATTGTACAATTACCGAGCATTACCGTCGATTATGAACATTTATAGCAAGCTTTTCTACGATGACGAACTGATCCCAGTGGTTTCCGAAAAGGATTCAAGGGAGTCCCGCTTGCTAAGTACACTGCGGTGTGTGTTTGAGCCCGAAAAAGATATGCCACTAGCGCACGGCACTTTCTTTTATGGAATCACAGGAGAAAACAGGCAGGAGAACGACTCTCCTTCTTGGTACAATCCCCAAGAGGTCAAGGAAGTGTTCCTGATGACCATCGCTCTGTACCGTGCCAATGTGACTGCAGACCAGATCGGTATACTCACGCCCTATATGAAGCAGGTGAAGATGTTGCGGAATATGTTCATTGGCACCGATGTGGTCATGCCGAAGATTGGTTCCGTCGAGGAGTTTCAGGGACAG GAACGAGACATAATGCTCATCTCTACGGTGCGTTCGTCAGAATCGATTCTGCGCATGGATGCCCGGTTATCCTTGGGTTTCGTGCGTTGCAGCAAGCGAATGAACGTGGCCATTTCCCGAGCTCGGGCCATGATGATCATCTTTGGGAATCCCCATCTTTTAGCCGTTGACGAATGCTGGCGCCAGCTCATCCTGTTCTGTGCCAACAATAACGCTTATTTTGGATGTGACCTGCCTCAATCGGTGGTGAATCAGGAAGATGAGGACCCTGTTCGCTTGGAAACATTCGTGCCTTAA
- the LOC6532828 gene encoding cyclin-J, with translation MEQNVAAEQNIFVVDHKLKKTSQQADVERLAKTHWLSDYARDIFLTMREQELRRRPMFFLSPQLSERQRMLQLLKLATRAHKLSRCALHLAVYYMDRFVDHYKIRPDKLFLVAITCLHIAAQIENTDAFIPHYSEMNRMVKNAYTAFEYKAVERKILCFLNFELVRPTTASFVELFACSFLTRSDFKNYTEMLDECERNHYIQPYQRYISFEEMLSMLAQLLLRMADYTLHISRFANDLPSLLAAACIAAVRQVSGVRCWSQYLVGLTSYTEAQVEPYMNILTDYHYYQIIQPDYDGPSIQINQNLASPDSGFEESFTENTNVVVSDEVVTVETYNIITVQLQDPPPHSTTLLPKEQTKLKRPRFEDDSENLHPLKHAKVESDPKD, from the exons ATGGAGCAGAATGTGGCTGCCGAGCAGAACATCTTCGTCGTCGACCACAAATTGAAGAAGACTTCCCAGCAAGCAGATGTCGAG CGCCTGGCTAAGACGCATTGGCTCAGTGACTATGCCCGGGATATATTTTTGACCATGAGGGAGCAAGAACTCCGCCGGCGGCCGATGTTTTTCCTTTCGCCGCAATTGAGCGAGCGACAAAGaatgctgcagttgctcaaACTGGCGACCCGCGCCCACAAGCTCAGTCGCTGTGCTCTGCACCTGG CCGTTTACTACATGGATCGCTTTGTTGATCACTACAAAATCCGTCCGGACAAGCTTTTCCTGGTGGCCATCACCTGTCTTCACATCGCAGCGCAGATCGAAAACACCGATGCGTTTATTCCGCACTACAGCGAAATGAACCGAATGGTGAAGAACGCCTATACGGCATTCGAGTACAAGGCTGTGGAAAGGAAGATCCTGTGCTTCCTCAACTTCGAGCTGGTGCGTCCCACAACTGCCAGTTTTGTGGAGCTGTTCGCCTGCAGTTTTCTCACTCGCTCCGATTTTAAAAACTACACCGAGATGTTGGATGAGTGCGAGAGGAACCATTACATCCAGCCATATCAGCGATATATAAGCTTCGAAGAGATGCTGTCCATGTTGGCTCAGTTGCTGCTTCGCATGGCGGATTACACATTGCACA TTTCCAGATTTGCCAATGATCTGCCATCGCTTTTGGCTGCCGCCTGCATTGCTGCAGTTCGCCAGGTCAGCGGGGTCCGGTGCTGGTCGCAGTACCTCGTTGGGCTGACCTCTTACACCGAGGCCCAAGTGGAGCCGTACATGAACATCCTGACCGACTATCATTATTACCAGATTATTCAGCCCGATTACGACGGTCCCTCCATTCAGATCAACCAGAATTTAGCCAGTCCCGATTCTGGATTTGAAGAGTCCTTCACTGAAAACACTAACGTGGTGGTCTCTGATGAAGTGGTCACAGTAGAGACCTACAACATTATCACCGTGCAGTTGCAGGATCCACCTCCACATTCCACCACTTTACTTCCCAAAGAGCAAACAAAGTTGAAGCGGCCGCGCTTTGAAGACGATTCTGAAAACCTCCACCCATTGAAACACGCCAAAGTGGAAAGTGATCCCAAAGATTAG
- the LOC6532829 gene encoding solute carrier family 35 member C2, which yields MVAAKYERLNTSGEAGGNGNGNASDAEDEEIELHLAQQSQLSNGHRLRQSNFKYASGTTGSGETPGSTETATLAQESMMMQMAVGTLAIILLYLALSISLTFYQTHINREMPFPLTIVTYHLVVKFLLAATARKIYRMRVGRSRVQLDWRLALRKMAPTGVASAIDIGFSNWGLALVPISLYTMTKSSTIVFILLFAIAFGLEKKSWSLVSIVGLIGIGLLMFTYKSTDFNALGFFFILFASLSSGLRWSFAQFIMQKSKLGLHNPIDMIYYMQPWMIASLVPLVIGIEGANLIVVIEDLHNHTSNEITWAIARITVGALLAFFMEFSEFLVLCKTSSLTLSIAGIFKDICQLALAVTIRNDHLSVINTIGLAICLAGIFCHLLHKYSNMKEMQKQQELSLENDHEESSPGEYKFNEGSAIVGVHVKSHSTLTVPLLEQTDSEDESGPSNKQNASDVIFDVLKRRDMQR from the exons ATGGTGGCGGCCAAGTACGAGCGGCTGAATACCAGTGGTGAGGCGGGTGgcaacggaaatggaaatgccagCGATGCAGAAGACGAGGAGATCGAGCTCCATTTAGCTCAGCAGTCGCAGCTGAGCAATGGCCATCGTTTGCGGCAGAGCAACTTCAAGTACGCCAGCGGTACGACCGGATCCGGCGAGACACCGGGTAGCACCGAAACGGCCACGTTGGCCCAGGAAAGCATGATGATGCAGATGGCCGTGGGCACACTGGCCATTATCCTATTGTATCTGGCGCTTTCAATATCGCTGACATTCTACCAAACGCACATTAACCGGGAGATGCCCTTTCCGCTGACCATCGTGACCTATCACCTGGTTGTGAAGTTCCTTCTGGCGGCCACGGCGCGCAAAATCTACAGGATGCGAGTGGGCCGGTCGCGGGTTCAGTTGGATTGGAGGCTCGCCCTGAGGAAGATGGCACCAACGGGAGTGGCCAGTGCCATCGACATTGGCTTCTCCAACTGGGGCCTGGCTCTGGTACCCATTTCCCTCTACACCATGACCAAGTCCTCCACCATCGTCTTCATCCTGCTCTTCGCCATCGCTTTTGGACTGGAAAAGAAG AGCTGGTCTCTGGTCTCGATTGTGGGCCTCATAGGCATTGGCCTTCTGATGTTCACCTACAAGTCAACGGACTTTAATGCCCTTGGCTTCTTCTTCATCCTTTTCGCCTCGTTGAGCAGCGGACTGCGATGGAGTTTTGCGCAGTTCATAATGCAGAAATCGAAGCTAGGCTTGCACAATCCCATCGACATGATATATTATATGCAGCCGTGGATGATTGCCTCACTGGTGCCCCTCGTAATTGGAATCGAAG GTGCCAACCTCATCGTGGTGATAGAAGATCTGCACAACCACACCTCGAATGAGATAACTTGGGCCATTGCGAGGATAACAGTGGGAGCATTGCTCGCTTTTTTCATGGAGTTCAGCGAGTTCCTAGTGCTGTGCAAGACCTCCAGTCTGACGCTCTCGATAGCTGGGATATTCAAGGATATCTGCCAGTTGGCATTAGCTGTGACCATCAGGAACGACCACCTGAGTGTTATCAACACCATTGGCCTCGCCATTTGCCTGGCGGGTATCTTTTGCCATCTCCTGCACAAGTACTCCAATATGAAGGAGAtgcagaagcagcaggagTTGTCACTTGAAAACGACCATGAGGAGTCTTCCCCTGGGGAGTACAAATTCAACGAGGGCAGTGCCATTGTGGGTGTCCATGTGAAATCGCATTCCACACTGACGGTGCCATTGCTGGAGCAAACCGATTCGGAGGACGAGTCTGGTCCAAGCAACAAACAGAACGCCTCCGATGTGATCTTCGACGTGCTGAAGCGACGCGACATGCAGCGATGA
- the LOC6532830 gene encoding uncharacterized protein LOC6532830, protein MFRLQQSQPDPAEEQKRVASEVRFNFILFGTIIAAVRLAPVVLKHLNTA, encoded by the exons ATGTTCCGCCTGCAGCAGTCGCAACCCGATCCCGCCGAGGAGCAAAAACGCGTGGCCTCCGAGGTCCGCTTCAATTTCATCTTATTTGGAACTATTATAGCCGCTGTTCGGCTGG CTCCCGTGGTCCTCAAGCATTTAAATACAGCATAG